The Akkermansia sp. RCC_12PD genome contains the following window.
TCCATTTTTTGCAACATCATCCCGATAACAAGGCTCGTATCAAGCTCCGGCACCGTCATCGCCAAAGTTCCATTTTTTTCAAAGGCACGCTTGACATGGAGGTTAAGGTCCCTATACTTGTGCTCCCTTGCGTTGGAAACGCAATACATGATCATGAAGAAAGATATCCATCCCCAGTACAATCCGGTTGTCTTTGTCGACATCTCCACCGGCCGCCGTTTCGTGACCCGTTCCACCACCCGTTCCCCGAAGACGGAAGTTATCGACGGGGTTGAGCATTTCGTGATTTCCTGCGGTATCACCTCCGATTCCCACCCGTTCTTCACCGGCAAGAACCAGTTTGTGGACACCGAAGGCCGCATCGACAAGTTCCAAAAGCGTTTCGGCTCCGTCCGCCGCAGCGGCGGCAAGCCCAAGCTCAACAAGTAAGAGCCGCTTCATTTCCATTTTCCCGCCCCGTTTTCTTCCCGGAAAACGGGGTTTTTCATTTGCAGGCTTCTCATTGCCCCGCTTTTCTGCTTCATTGGACTTATCATGTCGCTGACCCCGGACCATTTTGACAGCCAGTCTGCGGAACTCCTCCGTTCCGGCCGTCCCGTGCTGGCTGGCATCAGCGGCGGCCGGGATTCCATGGCCCTGCTTTCCCTGCTTTCCGGAATGGAAGGGTGCCGCGTCATTGCCTGCCATGTGCATCACGGCCTGCGCCTGGAGGCGGATGAAGAAGCGCAGTTCGTCCGGGAGTATGCCGCATCCACGGGCGTTCCATGCGTTTGGAGGCGGGCGGACGTGGCCGGCATGGCCCGCGTCCAGGGCATTTCCACGGAGGAAGCGGCCCGGAAAACACGGCAGAACCTGTTTCTGGAATGGGCCGCGGAATATCCCGGGGCGCTCGTAGCTCTGGCGCATCACCGCAACGACCAGCAGGAAACGGCCCTGCTCCATTTGTGCCGCGGGGCATCCGGCATTCACGGCATGTCCCCCGTATCCATCTGGGAAAACGGGCTGACTGTCGTACGCCCTCTGCTGAATTTTTCCAGAAAGGAAATCACCGCCTATCTGGAGGAGAAAAACATTCCGTGGAGGGAAGACGCCAGCAACCAGTCCACCGAATACACGAGAAACGCCCTGCGCCACCACATCATCCCCCATTTGGACAAAATATTCCGCAGGGACACCAGCCTTTCCTTTTCACGCGCCTGCCGGATTGAGAACCAAATCCGCACCGCCCTGGCCCAGGCTCTGGAAGCCATGGACCTGACCGACCCCCAGGGGCGGCTGTACCTTCCCGGCGTCAACAGCCTTCCGCAGGAGTTGAAGCAATGCGCCGTGCATCATTACCTCCGGCAACAGTCCATACCGGACCTGACAGAAGCCGCCGTGCTCCGGGTCATGAAGATTCTGGATGCCGGAGGCCCTTCCCGTACATCCCTGCCCGGCGGAAAGATAGCCGTGCGCAAGGAAAAGCGGCTGTTTGTCAAAGACGCACCGCCGCAGATCAATAAAGGGGAGCCACGCCCTGCGGATACAACAGGTGGAATTTGATGGCTTCATTGCCCACCACCAGCGCGGTGCCGAACATTCTGTCTTCATCCGTCAAACGCGGAAGCTGGGCGATCGGAAAAAGCAGCCCCCCCAGAATCAGGCCGTAGTTGCACACGGAGGGCATCATGCAAATCAGTTTTTTGGAGATATCCGCCGCATCCAGTGTGGGAAACACCCACACGTCGCTGGGCTGGAGCAGGGAGGTGCGGTGCACGCGCACACTGTAGGAGTCCGGAGACAGGGCAGCATCAATCTGAATTTCACCTTCCACGGTGATCTCATTGTCCAGACATTCCTTTTCCACAACGCTCCGGGCCAATGCCGTGGCGGCACGGGTACGGTCCGCAGCCAGTTCCGGAACGGAACCGTCCGTTGAAGCGCTCAACATGGCCACGCGGACACTTTTGCCCAGCATGTGCCGGGCCATTTTGGCCGTTTCCACGGCAAAGTAGGCCATGTTCTCCACCGTGGGATCAGCGGTCACGCCCGTATCCGCCAGGAAGTAAATGCCCCGGCCTCCAAATTTTTCAGCAAATTCCGGAACCATAACGATGGAGATGGCAAACAGGGGCTTCGTGGGCACGGGGTCCTGCCGGTATTTGTTCACGGCGCGGAATACGGAAGCCACTCTTTTCATGTTCCCGGCCACAATGGCGTCCGCCTGGCCGTAAAGCACCATCATGGCGGCAAAGTGCACCGGTTCGGAGACAATTTCCCGGGTATTCATGGGCAGGCCGTTCCCGAACATCTGTTCCGCCCGTTCATAACGGTCACAGAACATTTGAAGATCAGAGCTTTTTTCCGGTTCAATGATGCGTACGAATTTCAGGGAAATTCCATTCATTTCCGCCATGCGCCGGATAATTTCCTTCCGGCCCAGCAAAATGGGAACACCAGCCTGTTCGTTCACGAAACGTTCGGAAACACGCAACACACGCACATCCTCCCCTTCCGGGAAAACGATGCGCTTGGGGTGCCGCTTCAGGTTGTCCAGCAGCGGCCCAGTGAAGTCATTCAACGGAGAAAAACCTTGCCAATCACTCATAATGTCACGTGTCCTATTCAATGGGACTCTAAAAAAACCTGTCCATAAAAGCAACTCATAAAGTCAAAGACCGCAAATAATCGGAAAAAACCGTTCTTCGGATTGAATCAGGCATGCCGCCATGCTAGCATGTGCCTTCCTCTTCATGTATTGCGATTACCATACACATACGCCCCTGTGCCTGCACGCCTCCGGTACGCCGCAGGAATATGTGCAGTCAGCCGTTCGCGCCGGACTGCGGGAATACGGCATTTCTGACCACGCCCCTATGCAGGAGGAGCCGTTTGACGACTGGCGCATGAAGCAGGCGGACATGGGAGCCTATCTGGACTGGATCAGGGAGGCTACGGAACTCGCCGCCCCGCACGGGCTGGCGGTGAAGGCCGGACTGGAATGCGAATGGTTCCCGGGCATTGAGCCCTGGACGGATCACCTGCAAAGCCTGTATGCCTGGGATTACCTGATCGGTTCCGTCCATTATCTTGGAGAAAAGGAGGAATTCGACAACCCCTACAAGATGGATTTCTGGAACACGACGGATGTGGAGGATGCCTGGGAACAATACTGGAAACGCTTCCGGGACATGGCAGCCTCAGGCTTGTTCCAAATCATGGGCCATGCGGACCTGATCAAGAAGTTCGGCTTCCGGCCCGGCGGAGACCTGCGCCGCTATTATGAACCAGCCCTGGAAGCCATAAGCCGGTCCGGCGCCTGTCTGGAGATCAATACAGCCGGATGGCACAACAAGTGCGCCGAACAGTATCCGGACGAACTTTTCCTGCGGCTGGCGGCAGAAATGGATATTCCCCTGACCATCAGTTCGGACGCCCATGCTCCGGAAAACATCGGCCGGGATTTTGACCGCGCCGCGGAACTGGCGCGCCGGGCCGGGTTCAGGCAACTCGCCTCTTTCGATTCAGGGAGTATGCTGCTGCATCCTCTGAATTGATGCAGCATAAATCAAGGCCGCCCTTTCCCGCCTGGGCGGCAACCTGTCGTGTCACCTTCCAATCGTGGTCCCGTAAGGCGACTGTATCGGGCGCACGGGAGGAGGAACGGGCTGGGGCCTGGGCGGTGGGGGAGGAGGATTGGGCCGGATAATGACAGGCGGCGGATAGTTCCAGGGCCTGACGATGGGTGTGACCACGACGCGCTCCGTTTTTGGCTGACTGGCTACCTCACGGATTTCACCCTGCAACTGGTTGACCTGCTTGTTCAAGTCCGTGATTTTTTTCTGGGTGCCGTCTTTCAGGGCCAGGTATTTCTTTTCCAGATCCTTCCAATACAGCTCGGCATCTTCCCTTTTTTTACGAATGGAACTGATCTGGTCCTGGTAGGTTCTAGCCCTGGCGCGGAAGACTTTGGCATCCTGCGGCAGCCCTACCCGGTCCGCTTCCTGCGCATTCCACTGGAGGGCGATGACTTCGGCCTCTACACGGGAAAGATCCCCCATCAGAAGGAACATGCGGACAACGTCCTCCCCCTCCAGGTAGCGTGGATGGCGTTCCGCTTCCGAGAGGGATTCACGGAATTTCCTGGCCTCTTCCTCAGCCGCTTTTTTGACCGCTTCCGCCTTTTGCCTGCGGATGGCTTCCTCGCTCCGTCGCTTTTCCAGCCGTGCGGCCACCTCATCCGGCGTCATCCCGTAAGCCTTCTGCTGTTCGTCCGTCAGCTCCTGGTAGGGGACTTTCGCCACGCCATCCGTATATTGGACGCTGACGAAGTCATCCCCGGAAGATACCACGCTGGCATCTTTCAGAACCCTGCCGGACCGCAAGGCCATATTATCTGCCAGGGAGGCGGGCAGCAGGACACACAGAACTAGTAGACAGACTCCAGGTTTCATACAATTCAACGGTTCTACCTAGATAAGAGGCGCCAGAAAAGAAATTTATTCAAAAAAAGATGACCAGATGTTATTGCTGGCACGTCGCCCCCCCTTTTCGTTAGAGTTTTGTGAAGCATTTACACGTTTATGAATTCACATTCGTCATCCTGGAGTCCTTTACCCCCACTTCCCGATCCGGAAGGGTTTGCCGGCATGTATGCGGGAACCCACAGAAATATTCTTATTTGTGCAGGCGGAACGAATTTCCCCGGCAAGCCCATGCTGGAGGGAGGCGTCAAAACCTGGACGGACCGTGTTTTCACCCTGGAGCCGGGAAGCCCTGCGTGGCGGGAAGCTGGCGTACTGCCTTCGCCGTATGCCTACGGAGCGTCCGCCAGCCTGGAAGACGGCCTGTTGTGCATCGGCGGATGCGACCAGAAAGGCCACCGCAGGGATGTTTACCTGCTGGGAGTTTCCGACGGGACCTTGATCGTCTCCGCTTTTCCCTCCCTCCCAGTCGCGCTGGCCTACACGGCGGCAGCCGTGCTGGACGGCAAAGTGTACCTTACGGGCGGCTGTGAATACTCCGGAGAGCAGGACTGCACCAACCGGATGTTCATGCTGGATTCCGCGAATCCCGGCCAAGGCTGGCAGGAACTTCCCGCACTGCCCGGGAGAGGCCGCTTCCTGCACCAAATGGCTTCGGTTAACGGTGTTCTGTACGTCCTGGGCGGCATCGGCCTGAAAGAAGAGAACGGCCGCCAGGTCCGGGAACTACTGACGGAGGCATGGAGCTTCACCCCTTCCGGCGGATGGACGCGGCAACCGGACATGCCTTATGCCATTGCAGCCGCGCCCACTCCGGCCCCAGTCTCCCGGAGCGGGGTCATCTACCTGCTGGCCGGGGACGACGGCTCTGGCAGGAAATACACGCCGCAGACCAATCCCGGCTTCAACAACCAGTCCCTGTGCCTGGACACGGCAACGGCGGAATGGCACGACGGAGGCCCTATCGGAGCACCGCGGGCGGTGCTTCCCTGCTGCGCCTGGGAAGGCCGCTTCATCGCGGTCAACGGCGAACTTAAGCCCGGCAGACGCTCCCCCGAAGTCTGGAGCATTTCCCTTTCCTGATTTTTCCAGCACCAACAACAA
Protein-coding sequences here:
- a CDS encoding histidinol-phosphatase; its protein translation is MLACAFLFMYCDYHTHTPLCLHASGTPQEYVQSAVRAGLREYGISDHAPMQEEPFDDWRMKQADMGAYLDWIREATELAAPHGLAVKAGLECEWFPGIEPWTDHLQSLYAWDYLIGSVHYLGEKEEFDNPYKMDFWNTTDVEDAWEQYWKRFRDMAASGLFQIMGHADLIKKFGFRPGGDLRRYYEPALEAISRSGACLEINTAGWHNKCAEQYPDELFLRLAAEMDIPLTISSDAHAPENIGRDFDRAAELARRAGFRQLASFDSGSMLLHPLN
- a CDS encoding type B 50S ribosomal protein L31 codes for the protein MKKDIHPQYNPVVFVDISTGRRFVTRSTTRSPKTEVIDGVEHFVISCGITSDSHPFFTGKNQFVDTEGRIDKFQKRFGSVRRSGGKPKLNK
- a CDS encoding phosphate acyltransferase → MSDWQGFSPLNDFTGPLLDNLKRHPKRIVFPEGEDVRVLRVSERFVNEQAGVPILLGRKEIIRRMAEMNGISLKFVRIIEPEKSSDLQMFCDRYERAEQMFGNGLPMNTREIVSEPVHFAAMMVLYGQADAIVAGNMKRVASVFRAVNKYRQDPVPTKPLFAISIVMVPEFAEKFGGRGIYFLADTGVTADPTVENMAYFAVETAKMARHMLGKSVRVAMLSASTDGSVPELAADRTRAATALARSVVEKECLDNEITVEGEIQIDAALSPDSYSVRVHRTSLLQPSDVWVFPTLDAADISKKLICMMPSVCNYGLILGGLLFPIAQLPRLTDEDRMFGTALVVGNEAIKFHLLYPQGVAPLY
- the tilS gene encoding tRNA lysidine(34) synthetase TilS, with amino-acid sequence MSLTPDHFDSQSAELLRSGRPVLAGISGGRDSMALLSLLSGMEGCRVIACHVHHGLRLEADEEAQFVREYAASTGVPCVWRRADVAGMARVQGISTEEAARKTRQNLFLEWAAEYPGALVALAHHRNDQQETALLHLCRGASGIHGMSPVSIWENGLTVVRPLLNFSRKEITAYLEEKNIPWREDASNQSTEYTRNALRHHIIPHLDKIFRRDTSLSFSRACRIENQIRTALAQALEAMDLTDPQGRLYLPGVNSLPQELKQCAVHHYLRQQSIPDLTEAAVLRVMKILDAGGPSRTSLPGGKIAVRKEKRLFVKDAPPQINKGEPRPADTTGGI